tggcgggtgGACTGTTTCAGGTAGTGCAGTGCCTGCGGGAGCCCAAACCACCGCATCAATCCCAGAAGAGATGCatggctcgggcgcgctgcaggccccttggtgagtgccacctggcattttgtcaacCCCACCCCCGTGGTGACACCTGGGTGgcctgcccccaccacacacgcttcctccgcccctgctgaAGTGGGGTAGAGCAACTGCCTCGGGCAGCAGAAGCGCAAGGGGCAGCACCTCTGCAGATACCTTGCCCACCTGCACCGCTGGAGAACCAGTGCTCGCAGAAGCACCCGTTTCCGTTGAGATTTTATGAGATCTCACAGAAAGTTGAGAGATCTTGTAAACCACACGAGAGCTCACAGGAAACCAGCGCCACCTCTCcgctggcggtggcggcagctGACAGTAAGCACATTCCTGTttcgcctcaggcggcaaaacaaGACACACCGCACCTGACCGGGAGCTCACTAAATGCACGGGCTAGTCCTAAGactttgttaaaaacaaatgaTTTAATAATTTAACACTGCTAGAGAGCAAGAGACGTGTGTGTTCCATGACAGTAAAGTTTtcataggtaaaaaaaaaaaatgtatggcCCGTGCACACTATTTATTTGAAGATGGCATAACTGTTTATTTCATCACAATTGTATGCATATAAAGGCAACTCCATAGTGGCTTCCAAACATGCGATGGAGATTATATCTGTGGTAGAAAAGGGTTCTGTGAAGAGTTCTAAATGACATTTTTCCTCAAAAGACTAGAACACAGGTACCAACGCACAAGCACACAGCAGAATATGAGTGAAAACCATTATAACGTAGGCACTGAGACTTTTCCCTTTGTGACCTTTCACAATACCTATAGATATTCTGCAAAGCAAAATGAAGCACAGTCTCTTTCATAAATGTGAAAACCATTAAGAAGAACGAAAGTTACCAGCATTGACAAAAGGGATCCCATCAAATGGAACATATTGTGATTTCCACATCAGCCTCGTGGCAGGTTTAGCTGGGCTTGGAGACTGGCGCGTTCCCCACACGCTGTGTGTTTGCTGCTTGTGCACTGTTAGAATATTCTCTAATTCTGCTTCGCTTGAACAATAGCCACGGTATGAATCCCCAATTTTCTGCATGAAGAGGAGGTGAAGTAATAGGATTTATTCATCAACTAAAATGCTATTTGGAGTTCAGGAAGTCAGTATCATCACGAGATGCCTGTGGCAATCCGGTGTGTTATCTGCAGGAGGCAGAATTTCCCCAAGAGTTTCTTCCCTTCCCAATTTTCCTGAGTTTAAGATGCAGTTTCTGGGTTTATTTGTTGCAAACAGTGTTAAACATTTTATGTTTTGCCAGAACTCCATGTTCCCCCTttaactgtacagtcatacctcggggtaAATATTTTCGGggtgaatattttcgggttgcgctccgtggcgacccggaagtaacagagcgcgttacttccgggttttgccgctcgcacatgcgcagacgctcaaaatgacgtcacgcgcatgcgcggaagcagcgaatAACGACCCGCGCAGGTGCAGATTGTGTTCACtttaggatgcgaacggggctccggaacggatcccgttcgcatccagagataccactgtatatgagtgaAAGCTCAGTGTCAAGTGTGGGTAAAATGCTATTTTGGAAAGCAATGCTTTGCATTTCTGCCGACTTTTACTGCTGTACATGATTCTAAAGAGAAATGTCTGCTGAGCAGTGTGCACCATCTCCAATAATTCTCCTTATATACCTATTTAATGTCAAACACccaaaacactattttaaaaacacaggcaAGTGCATAAAGCAGTTTCAATATTATATGGGGTAACAGCCAAACAGAAAACTCCTGGGAAAATTGTGTGCTATTGTAACAAGTTATCAGATCAGtctaagtacagtagtacctcgggttatgaacctaattcgttctggaggtccgttcttaacccgaagccgttcttaacctgaggtgcgctttcactaatggggcctcccgctgccgccggagcgtgatttccgttctcatcctggggcaaagttctcaacccgaggcactacttctgggttagcggagtttgtaacccaaagtgtttgtaacctgaggtaccactgtattttaaaagtatGCAAGCTAAAGGTTATGGTCATCACCCAAGAAAGATGTAAATATTATGTTGTCAGCTGTTCTATGGCCTTTTGGCGAagggcagtatacagtggtacctccgtttgtggacgagatccgttccggagctccggtcggatcctgaggttttcaCTAccaggtgcctgttctgcgcatgtgcgtggcaCGGTagagcgcatctgcgcatgcgcgcgtgGGGAAACCtgaaaaaatacttctgggtttgccacgtttccatcctgaagtttacgtaaccagagagTTACGTAAcgcgaggtactactgtatgtctATAATTTTCTgaataaaaccaaaacaaatgaaCTGCTCGGGAGTTTAAGGCAGTTTAGAAGATGACTCGTGGTAGCAAAGCCTTGCCATAAACAGTGTATTCATCAGATGAAGGGCTTGACTGCAAGGCAATCCCTCTCTGCTTGTTGCATTTCATGAAAGATACTAGTGAAAAACTTACGCAACCTACCTTTTCCAGAGACCAATTACAATTACTTTCCCACTTTTGACTAAGTTGCTAGGGCCatttgccgtattttttgctctataggacgcaccggaccataggagggggagaacaggggggggggaattctccccctctctgctcagcgccccttcagcaaagtggcaggagaaatggagccccttccatttctcctcccgcttcgctgaagggacgctgcgcagagagggaaaactgtgcagcacctctccagcgaagcgaagcctagagagcaagagggattggtgtgcaCCAACCTGTCTCGCTCTCCAGCCTTCAAGTGGCTATCTGCAAGCTTtcagagcacagcgggaactcctgctgcgctctgaaggcttgcagatagccgcctgaagcctccagagcgcagtgggAGTTCCGAAAGCAACGCGAAACCTCCGGAGcacggggggagctctccctctgtgcttcgaaggcttcgcgttgctatcactgaaaccaaggagcctgcatttgctccataggacacacacacatttccccttactttttgaagggagaaaagtgtgtcctatagagcgaaaaatacggtacattccatGACATCCACTTAAATCCCCCTCTGGCTACCACTAGACTGCCTTGGCTCCGAACAAACTACAAGACAGTTTAACTGACGAACGTCAAGTAACTAAGAAGTGTAGCCACCTCCGATACTAGTTTTTGAGATTAATACTTtgctcagttgttgtttttagctcACCTCACAGTTCCTGAGACGGCGAGCCCAGGTAGGTGTGTTTGAGGACAACGGTTGAGGGGAAACTGGAAAAGTGTCTTCCAATAACCTGAACAATAAATGCAAAATGGGATATAGAGTCAAAACAAATCCATGCAAATAAACACGTAATTGCAGATTTAGACGATGTTGCTATATTAAGGACAGAAGCAGATTCCTTTCGCTTCTTGTGGTTAACATTTGTAAGGCAGTATTTGCAATActtcaaaaaatatttaaaaagctaTCATTCAAAGCAACAACCTACTCTTTCACTTTATTGCTGCAAGCCTTCAGGGACAAGATGGTTTAGGAATCTCCTATGTCAATCATTAGAAAGCAACCTGTGACCATTTCATAGAGGAAGTTCAGCTAAAATACTGACAATGGGAAAAACTGCAGAACTTCACAGTCTGTCTGAGAAGAGATTTCCTCATCTTCTGACCTACCTGGTGGCTGTTGCTTTGGACACCGTAAGAGAAGCTTGAGGGTGAAGGATGTATCTGCTTGTACCGTCTGCAACAGCAGCCACTGCAACAGTTCGCAAACTCCCACCATTTCTCTCTTCTGAAGCATCTTAGGAAAAAGATGGGGGAGGGGACACACCTCCCTCTTTAATAAGTGCATAGAGAACCAAGAAAGTGCAATTCAGAAAACTGGTGAGCAATTAGCAAGCAGCAGCCTGAGACTGAAATGTGAATCTGTCTCTGCCAGACCTGGAAACCTCCTAGAATGGAGAGGCCCTGTTCTGATAGAGCTAAGGGCACAGCTTTCAGAATGTGCTTTTCCATAACCACCACAAGCTCAGCTAAAAGTTGGTATAGCAACGCCGCCGAGAATAAAAGAGGGGCTCAATCTTGCTTGTGTATGTTTGCGAAATTCTACATTTCCTGTTCTCAAGTCAAATAAATCTTGAgtcaaaggaagaaaaggaaagaacctaTTCCAGTGTGCTACAGGTACAATATATAGTCCGTACTTTGCACCTAGCAGCTGTGACCTTTGCAAACAGCAGCACACTGTCTGCTGTTAAGGAACATCTCAAGAAAAAGCCTGTGAAAAGCCTACCTCTTCATATTCCAAGTTtacaattaaaattattaattCTGAGTGTGAAATACTGTACAATTACACAATGAAGGTGTATGTCTTGGCACCAGAATTCACAAATTGAATGTTAAATGCTAGTAGCATGTtgtactgatttcagtggaacttgcttccacatAGTCTGTTGGGACACGATGTACCTTACCCTGAGAACTGGTGACATCCAGAAGTTGACCTTGGGGAATAATCACTTGTGCCATTCCCGGCTGAGAAGGAATAACGTGCAGCACTTGCCCATTTTCAGACTGGCTGGCAACTATCATCTTTGAAGGAAACAAAGAAATGGTATAATGaatattgtattgatctttattacggccattggcccatcacacgacagtttcccataccaacataatgtacttaaacctccaaatttaaaaccgccaaaacttacaaaaaacagacaagaaccaaagcaaaacaaaaacaaaagaccaacatcatacattacaataaatttgtaacataaacatcgccctctactcataaattagtagaagacatcaatggtgatatcacctaattacatcctaaaacatagatcatagtttaaagggattatccgagccgcacaggagtccgtttctcttctttagggataggacgctgatcaagaatctggcaaccatgagtgatcttagggggtcatcatcatttaatagatatctcagtttggcttcattcgtatcatcggcaattccctttagatattgagcaagaaacttgctcctggccgatgagtgaaaagcacaatcaagaattatgtgatgcaacgattccggtgccccacaattacaatcacataagagcgatatgcgtccattggagaatctatttctcagcacgttcgatgggaaggtgttgaatcttgcctttacagaggcatatctatgagccgaagaagttaaggaattcaaatagtttgggagccttaagaggggtaataaaccaaggtttagaggtgagcaggtaccattgcccaagaccattttctgctgcaagtccatctcctctagtttacaggttactgttcttttagctggaactatatcctgctctagtaatttggatggggagattcccattgccgtaattttcagttgtaaattttttacccatgggctctggaaatcatctctccacatacattgtatcaagtacaagtttgggagattgtgccatagagataaccagtgacaaagtatgtgcttccacagagcgttttccagggatacaatattaagttccatgcgtagcgctgtattacttacacagttgggcagtttcaatatccctcttaaaaactgattttgaataacctctaggtggtATAATGAATATCATATAATATTTGAGAGATAGATTTATACCAATAAACTTCAAGCCAATCTGAAATTATTCATCTCTGTTTTATAGAAAAATCAGAAACCACTGAGATCTACGTTTGAATTTAAGCAGAGAGACTCAAGTTCTTACTGATAAGATCCACATATTGATGGAATTCCCCCTGCCCcagatatataataataataataaaaataaaaataaaaataaaaataaattttatttatcccccaccctctccagccaagaccgggctcaggccagctaacaaccaataataaaaacaagttgattaaaatacaacttaaaaaacaagattaaaatataacattaaCATTATTTCAAGGTTCCCTTAACATAGGGATTCGACAAAGCCACAACACACTTAATCCACATATCTGTTTATGAAGTACAGAAGACTAATGTGTTATTAAggctggcaattaaaaaaaatattcagttgATTCGTCATCTGCTATTTAGTCAACAAAACATAACGCAGATCAGGGCATTATTACATTTCAACACAGGGTTCCTTTTTCAAATACATTGGAGGgaaaactaaacaaacaaaaactgccCTAAGATGTATTTACTCACCATGTGAGTGCTGGACCCCTCTGAGGATTGTACTTCATAAAGGGGATGGCCACTCTGGTGTACAAGTTGAAACCCTTCTGCTGAAAAAGGGAGCGTCTGGGACAGCTGCACTTGTGCATTCAGTGACTGAGAGACATCTTCCAAAATGGGCGCTGTGATGGGCAGGACTGCTTGAGGAACATTTGGCCCAAAGGATGGGTCCCCGGTTTCCACGTATGCTAGATGCTGTCATACAGAATATAATTGACATCTTTCcaatcatttctttttttaaaatcttcggAATAGCAAATGGTACCTTAGTACCAAGGTGACCAGTGAGGCAATTTTCTACTCAAACCTGAGTTTTCTGGCTGAAAACTATGGCCAGAAAAGCCACCTCGATTGGACTGCCATCATGCCTCATGTATCATCTGGGCTCCTTGAATCCCTGAGGCAAAAGCTTTGGGACATTTCACATAGCAACCTGCGATCTCGATCTCACCTGTGGCCCGGTAGCAGCaggaatccaatacagtggtacctcgggttaagtacttaatttgttccggaggtccgttcttaacctgcaaccgttcttaacctgaagcaccactttagctaatggggcctcctgctgtcgctgcgccgccagagcacgatttctgttctcatcctgaagcaaagttcttaactcgaggtaatatttctgggttagcggagtctgtaacctgaaacgtatgtaagctgaagcgtatgtaacccaaggtaccactgtatgggtacAACTTTCAGATACCCTCATATCTTAGGAACGTGTCTGTACCAACCTATCGGCATTTATTTACCAAAGCCAAACTAAATGTATTTCCTTTGGAAGTGCTAAATGGTAGACTGAGAGGCATCACTTATCAGAATAGGCTTTGTTCATGTTCTCAGGATGGCGATTGCATGAAGCATATCTCACTGTATTGTGGGCAGTACAAGCAAGCAAGAGACCAACTGATCAAACTCCTACTGGCAAATCTGCCaggaaaatctgaagcctcccatattaaatatctttaGGATGATAGGTCCAATGATATTGCactggccgtggcaaagtttGTTCCGGAAGtcaaaagaagcaaagatcatcaagctcgagacaaaacaaaatgaccgccttcgtttctctctcttttctggttGGCTGTctattttgttctgaaattgttctatgggtctttggactgcaataaagattattatatactcaaaccacacccacccgccAGCTGATGTCACTTTGTCTTAGCAAcaaacacgggtggcgctgtgggttaaaccacagagcgtaggagttagggacgcgggtggcactctgggttaaaccacagagcctaggacttgccgatcagaaggtcggcagttcgaatccccgccatggggtgagctcccgttgctcggtccctgctcctgccaacctagcagttcgaaagcacgtcaaattgcaagtagataaataggtaccactccggcgggaaggtaaacggcgtttctgtgtgctgctctggttcgccagaagcggcttagtcatgctagccacatgacccggcagctgTACACCCGCTCCCTTGGcaaataatgcgagatgagcgccgcaaccccagagtcggtcacgactggacctaatggtcaggggtccctttacctttacctttgggaCCGCAAAGCACTCGACATTACCGACAAATTTGGCCTGCGAGGTCAATTCACACAGGGTTGCCAAATTTTGAGCAGTAaataagaggacacatttgccaacttctacttttaactatggaacgCTGTAATGACTCTACGCATGAAAAAGacctggaaaaagagggcatatggcaaccctacgaaagttaaagccatggttttcccagtagtgatgtatggaagtgagagctggaccataaagaaggctgatcaccgaataattgatgcttttgaattatggtgctggaggagactcttgagagtcccatggactgtaagaagatcaaacctctccattcttaaggaaatcagccctgagtgctcactggaaggacagatcctgaagctgaggctccaatactttggccacctcatgagaagagaagactccctggaaaagaccctgatgttgggaaagatggagggcacaaggagaaggggacgacagaggacgagatggttggacagtgttctcgaagctacaaacatgagtctgaccaaactgcgggaggcagtggaagacaggagtgcgtggcgtgctttggtccatggggtcacgaagagtcggacacgactaaacgactaaacaacaacaacaacgaaagtTAACAAATATATGACTGATCATTTACCTGGAATACTTGGTCTTCAGTTTCCACCTCTTCAGTATTATTAGAGTTGACCAATAAGTCACTAGCTCTCTCCATACTGGCTGCATGTTCAACTCCATTTTCTTCCATTACAGAACAGACTACAAAAGAAATATTTAGAATCTGAACCCTGGTATTCTGTCATAGTACAGTCTAATTTCCTCTGGCATTTCCTCCTTTCTAGGTAGATTTCACATTTCAGAGACCAATACCTATTTTCATTTGAATTAGTGGTTAACATTGGAATCCTACATCAAGCACTAAGACCTGTTGCACTCtgaaggatttatttttttagtagATTTGTGTACGATTGTGTTGCAAACCCTCTTTGGCATTCCCAAGGCTAAAATACTTTTCATCCTTCATAAAACAGAACTTTCTGACATAATTAAGCAGCTTCCATGTTATTAGAATCTCAAGATAATGCTATGATGGATTAGCAAGAAAGCATACACTGGAACTGTAAGAATTtctattctttttaaaagtttctggTCCTCAGGACTGCTGCAATAAATTTGGCAGCAAGATggccaaaaaacccccaataatCAATCAGAAACAATTTTGGATGTAGTTTGCAAGTCTCTGAGATCCAATTACTTTACTACTTACAAttggaaaatataaatatttgggGAAGTTGCATTAGAGTAATGTACAGTACGCATTTAGGATACCAactacattgatttatttttaaaatctgagtTCCAGTCTCTagaaaaaatatgtgttttgaaGCAAGCCAAACAATCCATCTGTGGCAGGACAACCTTTTACTGTCACATCCTATTTCTGACAATTATAAATATTTGCAGTTATGTGTGTGCATCCAATTGGCAGTATTGGGGTCCAATCCAAACCCTAGCAGTCGTGCAACGAACggcttttctttcccccaccccccaaaaaccaaATTATTATAAATCTTCCAAGAGGTTGAAcataccctgtgaaaaaaaacaaaaaagggtgaGATTGGGCGAGGAGAGCAGCAACAGCCTTAAGATGGGGAACAACAAGCCAACCCCTTGCCAACCACTTTaaaagatgggcagggtagaattaagaaatgatttaaaaattattattaaaagtcttgaggcaccttaaagactaatcaGATTTAAACACTAACCATGAATGGTAAAATGCACATTTACTAGAAGAATGTAagagggacatttaagggacgcgggtggcgctgtggtctaaaccacagagcctaaggcttgccgatcagaaggtcggcggttcgaatccccgcaacggggtgagctcctgttgctcggtccctgctcctgacaacctagcagttcgaaagcacgtcaaagtgcaaatagataaatagggaccactctggcgggaaggtaaacggcgtttccgtgcgctgctctggttcgccagaagtggcttagtcatgctggccacatgacccagaagctgtacgccagctccctcggccaataaagcgagatgagcgccgcaaccccagagtcagtcacgactggacctaatggtcaggggtccctttacctttaccttactttcagCAAACTGTCCACAGTTGCACCACTGAAAGTTGCAACAGGCTTTTCAGAACTGGCTGCTTTCAATGAAAGGGCCTTTTTCAATTGCAATTATTTCATATGCTTGCAAACAGATTTTACGTACCTCCATACTTTTAACTCCAACgtttaattgtgtgtgtggggggggggttaaatggcTGTTTCCCCTTCTCCCCTGAAGTTTTAAGCAGTTcttatctgtaagccgccttgagcatcaggggaaaaggcagggtacaaatgaatatttttttattgtgcttttaattctgttgggagctgcccagagcggctggggaaacccagccagatgggcaaggtatacataatttaattaattaataatgctATATCAGCATCATCTTAGATTGGCTTGAGCCACGTACAAATGTGATCTTAGGTACCACAAACCACAGATACGAAAAGCCTGTGAGTTGCACTCAGTTCAGCTCTTTAGGTAAAAGTACAGGACTAGGGCATTAAAAAAACAttgctgcctctccccccccccttttttttaggggagcgcATGGTCGAGGGGCATTTTATTCTCAAGAGTTGTGGCTTAGTCTTGCAGTAAAATTAAAGCTTACTGGAaagtgatatataatgaattgaaaaagatttttaaaacaacgtttttaagaacaaaaaacagaagccttCCTTTTGGGAACtacagggacagaactacccaaactgtatagaaatttattcatgtattcaACTACAGTACaacggcaagaatgttacttgcccaaaaatggaaataagTAGTCCCAGTGaaagaaaaatggatacaaaaaattatggaatatgcagaaatggtgaaacataCTGGAAGAAGAAGAGATCAAGATAACAACCTTTTTATAAAACAATGGAAATGCATTATCggatatttacaaacaaactgtaaaacaGCTAAGAACATGGGCAGGACCATTGTTAAcagcctgcagttttataagggGACATATTTAAAATAGATGAACAAATGTGCAGATTAAGTTAACTTaggataaaagaatggaaatggttcatGGAATATTTACAAACGAACTGTAAAACAGATTAAGAACATGGGCAGGACTATTGTAATAACATACAgtttttataagagtatatatttaaagcagatgaataaatgcACAAGTTACCATACTTTTCTCTGTATAAGACtaattttttttactaaaaataatgttaaaaagagGGGGTAGTCTTCTATACGGGGGGGGCAATctcttccccccattttcttaattttgagttccccaaaatagggggcatcttatatacTGGGGGCCAGGAATAGCGCATTAAAAACCCATTGCTGCctcttcccccccatttttttaggGGAGCACATGGTTGAGGGGCATTTTATTCTCAAGAGTTGCGGCTTAGTCTTGTGGTAAAGTTAAAGCAGAAAAATACACTAAGTTAATTTAGGGtgtgcagaaaatatttttaaaaaataaatgtaaggagcctaggaaagagagggaaggaagccgAGTTTGGAAATGTCAACACGGTTGTAAAGTTACTGAAATGGATAAAACTGAAAGtcactaataaataataataatgataataatgatgatgatgatgatgatggagtctTGTCGTGGCTTTTGCCCACACAACAagctgagatggggggggggaatttgtcGACACGATTGTAAAGTTATTGAAATGGATAAAACTGAaagtcactaataataataataataataataataataacaacaacaataatggagTCGTGGCTTTTGCCCACACAACAagctgagatggggggggggatttgtcgACACGATTATAAAGTTATTGAAATGGATAAAACTGAaagtcactaataataataataataataataataataataataataatggagtcGAGGCTTTTGCCCACACAACAagctgagatggggggggggggaatttgtcGACACAATTGTAAAGTTATTGAAATGGATAAAACTGGAAGAccctaataaataatattaataataataatgatgatggagTTGAGGCTTTTGCCCACACAACAAACTGAGCTGGGCGGGGGCACTTGTCGACATGATTGTAAAGTTATTGAAATGGATAAAACTGAaagtcactaataataataataataataataataataataataatggagtcGTGGCTTTTGCCCACACAACAAGCTGAGCTGAGGGGGGGGATTTGTCGACACGATTATAA
The nucleotide sequence above comes from Podarcis raffonei isolate rPodRaf1 chromosome 1, rPodRaf1.pri, whole genome shotgun sequence. Encoded proteins:
- the CARF gene encoding calcium-responsive transcription factor isoform X1, which encodes MEENGVEHAASMERASDLLVNSNNTEEVETEDQVFQHLAYVETGDPSFGPNVPQAVLPITAPILEDVSQSLNAQVQLSQTLPFSAEGFQLVHQSGHPLYEVQSSEGSSTHMMIVASQSENGQVLHVIPSQPGMAQVIIPQGQLLDVTSSQDASEERNGGSLRTVAVAAVADGTSRYILHPQASLTVSKATATRLLEDTFPVSPQPLSSNTPTWARRLRNCEKIGDSYRGYCSSEAELENILTVHKQQTHSVWGTRQSPSPAKPATRLMWKSQYVPFDGIPFVNAGSRAIVMECQYGPRRKGFQPRKTGEQEDISCQVYKATCPARIYIKKVQKFPQYRVPTDPKIDKKILRVEQEKAFNVLKKNLIDAGGVLRWYVQLPTQQAHQYHELEMCLPRSPFSIPSSEGEDDAGKDESCLLPSRLHPQVADKIRELVSQGIEQVYAVRKQLRKFVERELFRPDEVPEKHNLSFFPTVNDLKNHIHEVQKSLRNGKILYNSETIPAMLQWTTDSGNILTETVTVTLASSPTEATLETDQLN
- the CARF gene encoding calcium-responsive transcription factor isoform X2 → MEENGVEHAASMERASDLLVNSNNTEEVETEDQVFQHLAYVETGDPSFGPNVPQAVLPITAPILEDVSQSLNAQVQLSQTLPFSAEGFQLVHQSGHPLYEVQSSEGSSTHMMIVASQSENGQVLHVIPSQPGMAQVIIPQGQLLDVTSSQEERNGGSLRTVAVAAVADGTSRYILHPQASLTVSKATATRLLEDTFPVSPQPLSSNTPTWARRLRNCEKIGDSYRGYCSSEAELENILTVHKQQTHSVWGTRQSPSPAKPATRLMWKSQYVPFDGIPFVNAGSRAIVMECQYGPRRKGFQPRKTGEQEDISCQVYKATCPARIYIKKVQKFPQYRVPTDPKIDKKILRVEQEKAFNVLKKNLIDAGGVLRWYVQLPTQQAHQYHELEMCLPRSPFSIPSSEGEDDAGKDESCLLPSRLHPQVADKIRELVSQGIEQVYAVRKQLRKFVERELFRPDEVPEKHNLSFFPTVNDLKNHIHEVQKSLRNGKILYNSETIPAMLQWTTDSGNILTETVTVTLASSPTEATLETDQLN